The Pochonia chlamydosporia 170 chromosome 1, whole genome shotgun sequence genome window below encodes:
- a CDS encoding acyl-protein thioesterase 1,2 (similar to Metarhizium acridum CQMa 102 XP_007809743.1), producing the protein MTTQTTRLAIGEFPPPIAILPVAQPHEFTIVFLHGRGFNANKFHRPLLETNIGALTFQEALPRTRFVFPTAPLSRATKYRRTLMHQWYDGTGDWEPEARGGMRPSVEYIHDLIRSEIEIVGGDAKRIVLAGFSQGCAMALMSGLLWDGDPLGAFVGLCGFMPLANHLLSIFDGNLMASEEDGFEFCVDEESPDPGENSESLTTHQVILDQLCEEAEFPRLQPSPGFQFSPIPVYLGHGRTDPEVEIRHASQAASVLGKMRMDVEFHVYDGLHHWYSPDMLMDVVEFLEKHLKIQPNTT; encoded by the coding sequence ATGACGACTCAGACGACAAGACTTGCCATTGGCGAATTTCCTCCCCCAATCGCCATCTTACCCGTCGCCCAGCCGCACGAGTTCACCATCGTCTTCCTTCACGGCCGAGgcttcaacgccaacaagTTTCACAGACCATTACTTGAAACCAATATTGGTGCCCTCACATTTCAAGAAGCACTTCCGCGCACACGATTTGTCTTTCCCACAGCGCCGCTTTCAAGAGCAACCAAATACCGCCGTACTTTGATGCATCAATGGTATGATGGCACTGGAGATTGGGAACCCGAGGCACGTGGTGGCATGCGTCCGAGTGTGGAGTATATCCATGATCTCATCCGGAGCGAGATCGAGATTGTTGGAGGCGATGCGAAACGCATTGTTCTTGCGGGCTTTAGTCAAGGTTGtgccatggccttgatgagCGGGCTGCTCTGGGATGGTGACCCTTTGGGAGCCTTTGTAGGATTGTGTGGTTTCATGCCTCTGGCTAATCACCTTTTGAGTATTTTCGACGGTAACTTGATGGCaagtgaagaagatggcttcGAATTCTGTGTAGATGAGGAGTCACCTGATCCAGGTGAGAACTCTGAGTCTCTGACCACGCATCAAGTCATTCTAGATCAGCTATGTGAAGAAGCGGAATTTCCTCGCCTTCAACCATCCCCAGGGTTTCAATTTTCACCAATCCCCGTTTACCTTGGCCACGGACGTACAGACCCAGAAGTTGAGATTCGACATGCTTCACAGGCTGCGTCAGTCTTGGGAAAGATGAGGATGGACGTGGAATTTCATGTCTACGATGGCCTCCACCACTGGTATTCACCAGATATGCTAATGGATGTTGTGGAATTCCTGGAGAAGCATTTAAAAATACAGCCAAATACGACATGA
- a CDS encoding mandelate racemase/muconate lactonizing enzyme family protein (similar to Neosartorya fischeri NRRL 181 XP_001260470.1): MTQEITITGFETRDVRFPTSLDKTGSDAMNAAGDYSSAYCILQTDSEYSGHGMTFTIGRGNDIVCAAIVHVAERLKGKTLSSLVANWGKTWRYLVSDSQLRWIGPEKGVIHLALGAVVNAVWDLWGKVLGKPVWRIVADMTPEQYVECIDFRYITDAITPEEALAMLKESEGGKAKRIEEALNSKAVPAYTTSAGWLGYGEDKMKALLRETLAQGYKHFKLKVGGSVEEDKRRLTIARDVLGYDKGNILMVDANQIWSVPDAIEHMKQLADFKPWFIEEPTSPDDIMGHKAVREALEPYGIGVATGEMVQNRVIFKQMLMNGAIDVCQIDACRLGGVNEVMAVLLMAKKYGVPIVPHSGGVGLPEYTQHLSTIDYVVVSGKLSVLEYVDHLHEHFLHPSVIKDGYYQTPTEPGYSVEMKRDSMDKFTYPGEKGVSWWTSEEARPILEGEKI, from the exons ATGACGCAAGAAATCACAATCACTGGTTTTGAAACCCGCGATGTGCGGTTTCCCACATCCTTGGATAAGACTGGATCGGATGCTATGAACGCCGCTGGCGATTACTCTTCAGCATACTGTATCCTGCAAACCGACTCAGAATACTCCGGCCATGGCATG ACCTTCACAATAGGACGCGGCAATGACATTGTCTGCGCAGCCATCGTACACGTCGCCGAGCGTCTCAAGGGCAAGACTCTGTCCTCTCTCGTCGCCAACTGGGGCAAAACATGGCGCTACCTCGTATCAGACAGCCAACTGCGTTGGATTGGCCCGGAAAAGGGCGTCATTCATCTCGcgcttggtgctgttgtCAATGCAGTCTGGGACCTTTGGGGCAAAGTCCTCGGCAAGCCTGTATGGAGAATCGTTGCTGACATGACGCCTGAGCAATATGTCGAGTGCATCGATTTCCGCTATATCACCGATGCCATAACCCCCGAGGAAGCActtgccatgctcaaggaATCAGAAGGCGGAAAGGCCAAACGCATCGAGGAGGCACTCAACAGCAAAGCTGTACCTGCGTACACAACCAGcgctggctggctgggctacGGCGAGGACAAAATGAAGGCCCTCCTGAGGGAGACACTGGCGCAAGGCTACAAACACTTCAAGCTCAAGGTCGGTGGAAGCGTGGAGGAAGATAAGCGTCGATTAACCATTGCCCGAGACGTCCTTGGCTATGACAAGGGCAACATTCTCATGGTCGATGCCAACCAGATCTGGTCTGTCCCCGATGCCATTGAGCATATGAAACAGCTCGCCGACTTCAAGCCGTGGTTCATCGAGGAACCCACATCGCCCGACGACATCATGGGTCACAAGGCTGTGCGCGAGGCTCTGGAGCCATATGGTATTGGCGTGGCCACGGGCGAAATGGTGCAAAATCGAGTAATCTTCAAGCAGATGCTCATGAACGGCGCTATTGACGTCTGTCAGATCGACGCGTGCCGTCTCGGTGGCGTCAACGAAGTCATGGCCGTGCTTctcatggccaagaagtaTGGCGTGCCAATCGTTCCTCACTCCGGCGGCGTTGGCCTTCCCGAATACACACAGCACCTGAGCACGATTGATTACGTGGTTGTGAGTGGAAAGTTGTCTGTGTTGGAGTATGTCGACCATTTGCATGAGCACTTTTTGCATCCTTCCGTGATTAAGGACGGGTATTATCAGACACCTACGGAGCCTGGTTATAGCGTCGAAATGAAGAGAGATAGTATGGATAAGTTTACGTATCCTGGAGAGAAGGGTGTTAGTTGGTGGACGAGTGAGGAGGCAAGGCCGATTTTGGAGGGAGAGAAAATATAA
- a CDS encoding agmatine deiminase (similar to Beauveria bassiana ARSEF 2860 XP_008602075.1), which produces MRPSSTLAMAQVTSASFYRPAEWGRHSGVIMAWPSSENPGYDTESLRAARKDVTAVAEAVALFEPVTFLVEPSKAKDAEKKFKRSDYKFDVVPVEGYKNLDLWMRDMAPTFALDENNGSLVGVDYNFNGWGNKYPTGSSVSLATIISSYMRTNQANSSLITEGGSLEVDGEGTLLITKSSIINDNRNPGKSQSQIEQELRRTLGVDKIIWLPGRKNLDITDYHVDGLARFIGPGKVLLSKPSQLGDDVMTRIYEEAYDVLENSTDAKGRRLEIVEIAEADMYSVGLDRKLLKDIESGKEDGPAFTYVNYLLVNDGVIFPQFGDRKADAAALKTIQRLYKDREVEPVYLEMLPLLGGGIHCATQEIPVPEK; this is translated from the coding sequence atgcGCCCTTCTTCTACTCTTGCCATGGCACAAGTCACGTCTGCTTCTTTCTACCGCCCTGCTGAATGGGGCAGACACTCAGGCGTAATTATGGCCTGGCCTTCCTCGGAGAACCCGGGTTATGATACGGAATCACTCAGGGCGGCGAGAAAGGACGTCACTGCTGTGGCAGAGGCTGTCGCGCTCTTTGAACCCGTCACGTTTCTCGTTGAACCGAGCAAGGCCAAAGACGCAGAGAAGAAGTTTAAGCGCTCTGACTACAAATTTGATGTAGTTCCTGTTGAGGGCTACAAGAACCTCGATCTGTGGATGCGCGATATGGCGCCGACGTTTGCGCTTGACGAGAATAATGGAAGTCTTGTAGGTGTGGACTATAACTTTAACGGTTGGGGGAATAAATATCCTACCGGTTCCTCTGTATCGCTTGCGACTATTATTTCAAGCTACATGCGGACAAACCAGGCCAATTCATCACTCATTACGGAGGGAGGATCTCTCGAGGTCGATGGCGAAGGCACGCTTCTCATCACAAAAAgctccatcatcaatgacaacaGAAACCCGGGCAAGTCGCAAAGCCAAATCGAGCAAGAGCTCCGTCGCACCCTTGGAGTCGACAAGATCATATGGCTCCCCGGCAGGAAGAACCTCGACATCACTGACTATCATGTCGACGGCTTGGCTCGCTTCATCGGCCCGGGAAAAGTGCTGCTCAGCAAACCCTCCCAGCTTGGGGATGATGTCATGACGAGAATCTACGAAGAGGCGTATGATGTGCTTGAGAATAGTACCGACGCAAAGGGACGGAGGTTGGAGATTGTGGAAATCGCGGAAGCGGACATGTACTCTGTGGGCTTGGATCGCAAATTGCTCAAGGACATTGAGTCTGGGAAGGAGGATGGTCCGGCTTTCACTTATGTGAATTATCTGCTGGTGAATGATGGTGTTATATTTCCTCAGTTCGGAGATAGGAAAGCTGATGCGGCGGCTTTAAAGACGATTCAGAGGTTGTATAAGGATCGGGAGGTTGAGCCGGTGTACTTGGAgatgctgccgctgcttGGGGGTGGCATTCATTGTGCCACGCAGGAGATTCCCGTGCCTGAGAAGTAG